From Pleurocapsa sp. PCC 7319:
GGTAGAGCCTGGTGCTGAAAACATAGTCAAGTTTTCTAATGCTGCAAGCGGCACAAGTAAAGCAATTCTCCTGTTGAAATTTGAACCTGAAATCGATTTTGCCCAGGTAATTAATATTCCTACTGACAGTCGAGTAAAAATCCCTGGATTTGGTTGGGGGACAATTGCCGATGCTAATCAATATGGCGGTATAGAATTGGTCTCGGACATGGTTTCTCAATTGCTAGATGGCGTTACTATCGATCGCTATATCCGTGCGACTCCCCAAGCTTGGCAAAAATTGAGTGCTAGTGGCAAACTGACTCTCAAGACTTGTGACTTTCGCATCCAAGATTGCTCTGACAAATTAGAACAAATTGCACGGCAGCGAGCTGCCTTTGAATATATTCGCCAGCGTCTAAATATTCCTAACTATTTTGCTAACTTTAAATCAACGGTAGAAACAGTTCAACCGCAATTAGATACCAATCTTTCTAGGGCAGAAATTATCTCTGTAGCGGACTTTCTAGCAGAACTTGATGCCGAGAGTATCAGTGTGGATTTACTATCCGGTTATACCCCAGGTAAATCACTAATGGCCAAAAATAAACCTCATCTCACTCAACTAGCGAAGTCGGATTCTGAAAACAAAACATCTAATAACAAGAAATCTGATAAAAGTAAGCATGTCTCTAGCCTTGTAAACCAATCCGCTCCTTTTCTTAGTCGTCCAATTGCGGTGCAAAACACTACTGATAACCCTGAATTGGCGATGCAGGTCGTAGCTTATCTAAAACAACAAAATTTCCAAAAAGTTTATTTCGTTGATCGGATCCCGTTAAAATTAGATCAAACTAAAATTATTATTGACCATAGTCAACTGCGAGCAGCAGAGCATATCAGAAATATTCTCGGTTTTGGTGATCTAGAGACAAAAACCTATCCTATAGAAGAAAAACTGACGATTCAAGTAGGTGAAGATGCCCGTTTATTACCCTTAGATAACCATCCCCCTAAAAATAGAAAATCAAAAAATATTTATTTTCAATAGTCTTATGATCTTGTCTCAATTAAAACAGCGTTTACTTAACCTACTGATTATTATCGCGATCGCCGTAGTTTGGGTATTATTAAAAGCGACCCCTGCCATCGCCCAAGACAGCGCGGTTAACTATACTTATAGCGAGATTAGGGGACAAGATTTTTCCCATAAGGATTTGGTAGGTGCTGTATTTGCTGCTGCTGATGCCAGAGGAGCCAGTTTTGAAGAATCAGATGTCAGTAATTCGATTTTGACTAAGGGAATTTTTGTTAATACCAACCTTAAAGGAGCAAATTTTACTAGCTCCTTAATGGATCGGGTTGATTTTAATAATTCTGACTTAACTAACGCTATTTTTCGAGATGCAGTGGCTACCAGCACAAATTTTGAAGGGACTACTATTACGGGAGCAGATTTTTCCGACGCAATTTTAGACCGCTATCAAATTTATCTGATGTGCCAAAGAGCAGAAGGCACTAATCCTACTACTGGAGTAGAAACAAGATATAGTTTAGGCTGTCGGGATTAACTAACCTCAGTTTGGGTTAAAGCAATTTAAGGGGGAGGTCCGCTCTCAGCTCTCAGCTTTTTGGTCTTATTTTTCCGTCGAACTCACGTATTCTGACCATTGCTCAACTGCACCATAAGTCTTTCAGCTTATCCCGAGTTCAGATTAACTAAAATTCAAACATCAAGGATGGCTTTGTAATCACCTCTTGATAAAATTTAATGTCATCAGAATATAAATTGCGGACAGTTTCAACTAACTCATCAGTATAAAGGGATTTAGGAGCAGGGCAATAACCATCTTTTTTTAGGCTCAAAATTTCAGCAGGTTTAACTTGAGAATAATCAGCATCATCGAGCAATTTTAGTTGGTCTAAACCATGGTTAGTTAATTTACGAGCATCAATCAGCTCCAAGCCAATTTTGGTCTTAAGTGTGGTAACGATCTCCGCAAAATTTTCTAAGCAAAAATAGTCATCATACTTCTGATACACTAAAAAATCTACTTGCGATCGCCAATGAATATTCCCGTTCTGGACAGCTTCGGTTTCTAGCTGTTGTACAAATTGAGTAAAAGAAATATCGTCTAATTCAACTTTCCTGTCGATTAAATCGTAAAAATCCCAAGCAACAATATCTCTAGAAACGATTTTATCAAGATAAACACTTGCTAGTCTGGCAAAGGGACAACGCAAAATAACAAAAGTGTAATCGGCACAAATTAAATCTGCTAATTCAGCGTTGAAAGTGTGGTTATTCTTATGTATCCAGTTGAAGTCTTGAGGATTATCAATACAGCCATTGGCATAGGCGATCGAAGTCCTCATTGTGCTACAAGCATTTTTAGGAATAAAGCTATAAATAGCATTAGATTTGTAAATACGAATAGTATGTCTTTGGGCAAAATTGTGCTTACTATTTTGTTTTAATGCCCCATAATTGGCAGCAGAATATTTCAAAAATCTAATCATCAACTTGACCCTTGATGCGATAGAGCAATCCGCTTTCAAGTAAAAACTAAAAAACTGGAGCAAGTATAGTGTATTAGTCTATTATTTGCCACCAAATACTTCTTTCAGCACACTTCAAGGCTGTGAGTCATGATTATTTAGAATACTGCCTAAGATCAAACTTAGATTGGTAAAAAGAGTTATTTTGTCGCTTTATCCTGAAAAATTTCTCTAATTTCTTTCCAAAGTTCTGACAATAGCTGTTTAACCTGCTTTTCTTTACGCGCTACTGCACTACCAGTTGCTCCTAGTTTTTGCTCAAATTCGGTTCTTTTTCGTTTTACTGGCTCAGTAAATACTTCTGGGTCTTCTTTAGCTTTTTCATACCAGGTTTTAGCTTCCTCTAAGTAGTTATTCACCTCTTCGTATTGTTCACCATAACGATTGGCCAAATTTGCTTTTAATACCGCTGTTTGAGCTTTTAAACGAGCATATTGCTGTTGTAAGAGCGCAAATTCTTCACTGTTACTAATACTTGTAATAGCTTCGCCGATCGCTTGTTTGATCTTGTCAGGTTCGGCATTACTTTGTTTTGTAACCTCTTCTAAAGCTTGATCGATATCATCTTGTAGCTCTTGTTCTTCCGATACTACTTCTGCTTCTAAAGTGGTAATTTCTGATTGTGTGTCGTTAATTTTTCGTCTTCTTGCTTCGCTAATGCCGTCTATTGCCCCCTGAATAGAGGCTGTAACTTCTTCTTTTACTTCGCCACTTTTTTCTTGAAAAGTTTCTTTGACTGCCGCGATCGCATCTTGAACTAAATTAACTATTTCGCTTCTGCCTGCTTTGACTTCGGTAATAGTTTCGGCGATCGCATTTTTAACGATTTCACGGATCTTCTCAGTTTTTAACTCTCCAGTCTGTTTTGCCTGTTGTAGATCGGCAATAATTCTTTCTTTGCGGGAATCAGACATGATAAATCACCCTAGTTATCTATATATTGCTATGTTAGCTATTATTACTATGTCAAAAATTTTCCTGATTATGAAAAAAACGATAGGGGTAATTAATTAAATTACCCCTAATGATAGACCTTGAGACTATAACCAATTAATAGAAATAGCTAATTAAACCTTAGCTTCTTCTTGAACTAGTTTCTCCCAACCCAGTTCTTTGAGATTGTTATTACGACGCAGAGGACGAGTGGCTAACTCTAGAATATCCCGTGCATTAGTAAAACCGTGAATTTGAGCAAAAGTAAATTCAACTGACCACTTGGTATTGATGCCTCTGGCTTCTAAGGGGTTGGCGTGAGCCATACCAGTGATTACTAAGTCGGGTTTTTGAGCGGTAATGCGTTGAAGTTGGTTGTAGTTGTCAGGTTTTTCGACAATAGTAGGAATGGGAACACCCATTTCGTTACAGGTTTTTTCAAGTAAGTCTAGTTCAGCTTTTTGATAACGTTTGTCCATGTAAGGAATGCCGATTTCTTGGCAAGTCATACCACAACGAATCAGAAAACGGGCTAGCGAAACTTCTAACAAGTTATCTCCCATAAAGAAGACCGACTTACCGCGAATTAGTTGAATGTAATCTTCTAAGCTTTCCCAAATCTTAGCTTCTCTCTCTTCTAGTCCTTGAGGTTCGATGCCTAGTACCGAACAGATTTTTTCAATCCAGGCTCTGGTACCATCAGGACCAATCGGGAAAGGCGCACCAATGAGTTTAGTTTTACGACGACGCATCAAGGTAGTAGCAGTACGACTAAGGAAAGGATTTACTCCTGCTACATAGTAGCCCTGTTCAATTACAGGTAGTTCCGTATAGCGTTTAGAAGGTAGCCACCCCGATACTTTAACCCCTTGTTTTTTGAGTTCTAGGGTCAGGTTGGTAACTACGGGATCTGGTAATGAACCAAAAAGTACTAAAGGTTGATGATCCTTATATTCAGATTCTTCTTGTTGGACTTCTTCTTTCTTGCGACCAAAGTTAAGTAAGCTGGAAACAGCATTACGTTCTTTCTTTTCGGCTTCTAACTGAGGTGCTTCCGTAGGACACTTGTGCGCCATCGCAGCAAGTACTGTATCTTCACCCTGAGTAAAGGCATAATCTAAACCATTAGCACGGGCAGTAACGATGGGAATACCAATTTCAGCTTCTAGTTTAGGTGCTAAACCTTCTAAATCCATTTTGATAATCTCAGTCGTACAAGTACCAATCCAGACGATTACACTAGGATTGCGATCGCGTTTGATCTGAAGACACAATCTTTTTAGTTCTTCGTAATCGTTTAATTTAGCCGAAATATCTCCTTCTTCTAATTCCGCCATCGCGTAGCGAGGTTCAGCAAAAATCATTACCCCCATAGCATTTTGCAGAAAGTAACCACAGGTTTTGGTGCCAATGACTAAAAAGAAACTATCTTCAATTTTTTGATATAGCCATGCCACACAGCTAATGGGGCAAAAAGTATGATAATTCCCAGTTTCACACTCAAAATTTAAAGCACTGGGTTGATCTTGGGCAACGGTCATGTTTTGATTTCCTCTCTAACTTGATCTAAATATTTTGAATATAAATCTGATTATTGATCTGTCGTTTTTGTCGATCCAAAGGCTACGGGTCACGTAATCGCTTTTTTAATTCAATTTCAGGGTCGAAATCTTTTCCTAACGCTTCGATTATGGAGTTGCAATCTTTAGTTACTGGAAGAAAGTAAAGAGATGCAATATATGGCATCTCTACGTTCAAACTGCAATAAGTAGTTGTCAACTGTCAATTATTGATTGTCAATTGATCAAACCATCATCATGTCTAATTCTTCTTCTTTCTCTTGTGTACCTGCGGGAGGATTTAGATAGTAATCAGATAACAAGGAGAATAAGTCTCTGTCTTGAGCTTCGTTGGGTACTACTCCTTCTGGTGCAGCCAAAATCTGATCGGCAATATTGAGATAGTAATCACAGACAAAAGCTAAGGAAGGATCGTTTTCTGCCATTTCAAACAAAGTTTTTCCTTTAACACGAGATACACGAATGTCTTCAATTAGAGGTAGTATCTCTAAAACAGGCATAGGTACGTGTTCAATGTACTTATCAATTAAGTCCCGCTTGGAAGTACGATTGCCAATTAAACCCGCTAAACGGAGGGAATGGGTCCGGGCTTTTTCTCTTACAGAAGCAGCAATACGATTAGCTGCAAACAAAGCATCAAAACCATTATCAGTGACAATCATGCAGTAGTCAGCATAGTTAAGGGGGGCAGCAAAACCACCGCAAACTACGTCACCCAATACATCAAACAAAATAACGTCATATTCATCAAAAGCATTTAATTCTTTGAGTAGCTTAACAGTTTCTCCGACTACGTATCCACCGCAACCAGCTCCAGCAGGAGGACCACCTGCTTCAACACAGCTAACGCCACCATAGCCTTCATAAATTACATCTTCGGGCCAAATATCCTCGTAGTGAAAGTCTCTTTCTTGGAGTGTATCGATAATAGTAGGAATGAGAAATCCTGTGAGAGTAAAGGTACTATCATGCTTGGGGTCGCAGCCTATCTGTAATACTTTTTTGCCTCTTTTGGCTAAGGCTGCGGAAATATTGCAGCTAGTTGTAGATTTACCGATTCCGCCTTTACCGTAAACTGCTAATCTAATTTGTCCCACGTTTATTATCTCCCCTGCTTCTACTAAATACGAGAATTTATCTGAGTTTAATAAGTATGACGTAATTTGCATTTCTGGTTTACGTCTCTGTATGCATTATTAGCCAAATGAACCGGAAAATAAAGGTACTCTCTATCTCAAAAGAAATCTAAATCTTAGTTTGTGAGAGCATTTGGTTTTTAAACGATTATAAGACTCTAAAACAATTGAAAAAATATCAAAAAAATTGTTTTTAATATTTTGCGTATTTATTTAAGATAAAAGTGAACAAAAAACAAAAAAGCCTTTTAGCACTTCAAAAAAGCAATTTTTCCTTTGCCTATTGCTATACGATAATTTTAAAGATTGAAATTGCCTTTAGCCTCTATCATTGATTTATTCTAAGTTTCAGCCCTCTAAGGCTAGAATTGTCTTGGCGATCGCTGTAGAAAATTTATTCAGTTGCTCATAGAGCAAACTCAATATTAAAGAATCAAGATTTTTTTTAAGTAAAGAAGAGTTAATTTTTGAGATATCCGGGATGAAATATCAACATATATAAAGCTAATCACTAAATACCACTGACGTAGTCAAGTTATGCTAAGGGCTAGATCAAAGATTTATGGTTAAAGATTAAATAGCCATGTTACCCAACATATTTTTTATTTCTTTAATAGCTTTCATTGCTCTATATATACTTAGAGGAATTGGTATGATTACTTTTCTTCCAGGAGGGGTTATTGCAGTCTTGTTAATAACCGCCGTAGTATCGGGGCTAGCTTGGGGGATTTTGAGGACGAGAAGGTATTGAGTTCGGAGTTCGAAATTCGGAGTTCGGAGTTCAGAGTTGGTAATTCGGAGTTATTCAAAGTAAAAATTTTGAATGTAATTGTTATTGGTGGTGGTGCTGCGGGTTTTTTTGGAGCGATCGCCTGTGCGGAGGCAAATCCTCAACTTAAAGTAACCCTCTTAGAAGCGGGGCAAAAACCCTTAGCGAAAGTTCGTATATCTGGGGGGGGAAGATGTAATGTAACCCATCATTGTTTTGATTCGGCTCGGTTAGTGGAGCATTACCCCAGAGGAGGAAAAGCTTTGCGGGGGGCATTCACCCGCTTTCAACCTCAAGATACGGTGCAGTGGTATAAATCGCGGGGAGTAAATTTAAAAACCGAAGCTGATGGCAGGATGTTTCCGACTACTGATAATTCGGAGACGATTATTAGTTGTCTAATGCAAGCAGCAGATAAGGCTGGAGTTAGATTATTTACTGGTGCAGGGGTTAAAACTGTCAAGCAATTTTCGGATTCAGAAGATAAGAGCTATTTTCAAGTTGAATTGAAAAATGGTCGGGTTTTTCAGGGCGATCGCTTATTACTCGCTACCGGGAGTAATCCTTTAGGATATCGTTGGGCAAAAAATTTAGGACACAAAATTGAGCCAACCGTACCGTCTTTATTTACGTTTAATATCAAAGATGCTCGTTTACAAGGTTTAGCAGGAGTCAGTGTAGATAATGTCCAGGTTAGACTTGGTACAGGCAAAAATAAACTGGAACAGACAGGCGCATTACTGATTACACATTGGGGTCTAAGTGGGCCAGCGATTCTCAAATTATCTGCTTGGGGAGCCAGATTTTTATACGACCTTAAATATAATTCCCGTCTCCAAATTAATTGGCTACCCAAATACAACCAAGAGACTTTAAAACAAGATTTAATTACAGTAAAAAAAGCTCATCCTAAGAAAAGAATAGTTAACTACTGCCCACTCAAATTACCCAAGCGTCTGTGGCAAAGTTTAGTTAATTATATTGGTATTAAATCAGAAAAAGTCTGGTCAGAAATTAGTAAAAAAGAGCTGAACAAACTAGTATCAGAAATTATTCTAGGACAGTACCAAATTACCGGTAAAGGAGTTTTTAAAGAGGAATTTGTCACCTGTGGTGGAGTTAGCTTAAAAGAAATCAATTTTAAGACTATGGAAAGCAAGAAATGTCCTGGTCTTTATTTTGCAGGAGAAATATTAGATATCGATGGAGTGACCGGAGGATTTAATTTTCAGAGTGCCTGGACAACTTCTTGGTTGGCTGGGCAAGCCATTAGTCAAGTGTGATTATCACCTAGGATAAGATTCAAGATCGCAAAACAAAATAGCCTGGGATTGTTGACGTAAAATGGTTGCTGGAAAACTTGGCGCGATCGCATTTTTCAAAGTCTTGTTAACTACTTCTGCTTTATGACTTCCCCCAGCTAAACAAAAGATTTTCTTGGCAGCGCATATTGTAGGAATAGTCAGAGTGTAGGCATAATTGGGTACAGCTTCTAGATCAGAAAAATAACCTCCATTAACTTGTTGTTGACGAGTTTTAGTTTCTAGTTGAACTAACTTTACAGTGTGAGGATCATTAAAATCGGCAACAGAAGGTTCATTAAAAGCGATGTGACCATTATCCCCAATACCCAAAAGACAGAGATCGATTGTCTGTTGCTGTAATAACTGACTGTAACGGTTACATTCGGCTATTGGTTGCAGGGCATCTCCATTTAGATAGTGAAATACACGAGGCTTTACTCGTTGTTCTACTTTGTGGCGTAAATAGTAACGAAAACTGCCTGGATGCTCTGGGGAGATTCCTAGATATTCATCCAGATGAAAGAGAATAATCCGTGACCAATCTAACTTATTGCTAGATGCGATTGCATCTAAAAACTTTAGCTGAGAATTACCTGTAGCCAAGATAATGCTGACAGTTTCTTGTTGTTCTAATAAAGATTGCAAATAGTTTTGAGCCAGGGTAGCAGCATCTTGGGTTAACCCTCTAGTTGAAGGTGCAATTCTGACAGATAGACGATCAACTTGGATGATCTGACTGTCTGAAAGAGATGGTAAAGTACGATCTGGCATATTTAGCAAATCTTATTTCCAAAGCAGAATATGAGTAATATATCCGATATCAGTGTCAAAACTATCGATGGCAAAGAAGAAAAATTTGCCGACTATCAAGGAAAAGTATTGTTGATTGTTAATGTCGCTTCTTACTGTGGTTATACTCCTCAATATAAAGGACTAGAACAATTAAACCAAGATTATCGTGATCGGGGATTGCGAGTATTAGGTTTTCCCTGTAATGATTTTGGTGCTCAAGAGCCAGGAACAAACGAGGAAATTGCTAAATTCTGTGAAACTAGTTACGGTGTGAATTTTGATTTATTCGATAAAATTCATGCAAAAGGCTCTCAAAAACATCCTCTATATCAAACTCTAACTACTTCTGTTGAACCCCAAGGAGATGTGGCATGGAATTTTGAGAAGTTTTTAATTAACAAACAGGGTGATGTTGTCGCCAGATACAAAAGTGGAGTTACTCCTACCTCTCCTGAGCTAATTCAAGCAATTGAAGCGGAGCTAGCTAAATAAGTATCTTGGGAAATTGACTCCTCACCGCCCTAAAGAGTCGGTGATTCTGGTTTTTAGTTTTTAGTTTTTAGTTTTTAGTTTTTAGTTTTTAGTTTTTAGTTCAAATTGACTACTAATTACTAATTACTAATTACTAAAAGAAGTCTTCCTAGAAGAAAGAGGCTTTAAACCCAGAACGATGGTAAAATTTATCATTTGTCCAGAAAGCTTAATCATTTTTTAGATTGGTATTAGATACGATAGCGAATAAGGACATATCTAAAGATCTCAACCT
This genomic window contains:
- a CDS encoding NAD(P)/FAD-dependent oxidoreductase, which translates into the protein MNVIVIGGGAAGFFGAIACAEANPQLKVTLLEAGQKPLAKVRISGGGRCNVTHHCFDSARLVEHYPRGGKALRGAFTRFQPQDTVQWYKSRGVNLKTEADGRMFPTTDNSETIISCLMQAADKAGVRLFTGAGVKTVKQFSDSEDKSYFQVELKNGRVFQGDRLLLATGSNPLGYRWAKNLGHKIEPTVPSLFTFNIKDARLQGLAGVSVDNVQVRLGTGKNKLEQTGALLITHWGLSGPAILKLSAWGARFLYDLKYNSRLQINWLPKYNQETLKQDLITVKKAHPKKRIVNYCPLKLPKRLWQSLVNYIGIKSEKVWSEISKKELNKLVSEIILGQYQITGKGVFKEEFVTCGGVSLKEINFKTMESKKCPGLYFAGEILDIDGVTGGFNFQSAWTTSWLAGQAISQV
- a CDS encoding glucosamine-6-phosphate deaminase, which translates into the protein MPDRTLPSLSDSQIIQVDRLSVRIAPSTRGLTQDAATLAQNYLQSLLEQQETVSIILATGNSQLKFLDAIASSNKLDWSRIILFHLDEYLGISPEHPGSFRYYLRHKVEQRVKPRVFHYLNGDALQPIAECNRYSQLLQQQTIDLCLLGIGDNGHIAFNEPSVADFNDPHTVKLVQLETKTRQQQVNGGYFSDLEAVPNYAYTLTIPTICAAKKIFCLAGGSHKAEVVNKTLKNAIAPSFPATILRQQSQAILFCDLESYPR
- the bchL gene encoding ferredoxin:protochlorophyllide reductase (ATP-dependent) iron-sulfur ATP-binding protein, which produces MGQIRLAVYGKGGIGKSTTSCNISAALAKRGKKVLQIGCDPKHDSTFTLTGFLIPTIIDTLQERDFHYEDIWPEDVIYEGYGGVSCVEAGGPPAGAGCGGYVVGETVKLLKELNAFDEYDVILFDVLGDVVCGGFAAPLNYADYCMIVTDNGFDALFAANRIAASVREKARTHSLRLAGLIGNRTSKRDLIDKYIEHVPMPVLEILPLIEDIRVSRVKGKTLFEMAENDPSLAFVCDYYLNIADQILAAPEGVVPNEAQDRDLFSLLSDYYLNPPAGTQEKEEELDMMMV
- a CDS encoding glutathione peroxidase produces the protein MSNISDISVKTIDGKEEKFADYQGKVLLIVNVASYCGYTPQYKGLEQLNQDYRDRGLRVLGFPCNDFGAQEPGTNEEIAKFCETSYGVNFDLFDKIHAKGSQKHPLYQTLTTSVEPQGDVAWNFEKFLINKQGDVVARYKSGVTPTSPELIQAIEAELAK
- a CDS encoding LCP family protein, whose product is MIDERAQIKNKHIGKSRLVSQTNRLRIHRSLIPLHLIEQQANKNQINLSHQPSWFWHRYSRWSCFVRGFFWGGLIASTAIFSAGFGAAVTKIDLVEQAIAAKISPNTSEVEGEIQPNFAHPVHILLMEVEPGAENIVKFSNAASGTSKAILLLKFEPEIDFAQVINIPTDSRVKIPGFGWGTIADANQYGGIELVSDMVSQLLDGVTIDRYIRATPQAWQKLSASGKLTLKTCDFRIQDCSDKLEQIARQRAAFEYIRQRLNIPNYFANFKSTVETVQPQLDTNLSRAEIISVADFLAELDAESISVDLLSGYTPGKSLMAKNKPHLTQLAKSDSENKTSNNKKSDKSKHVSSLVNQSAPFLSRPIAVQNTTDNPELAMQVVAYLKQQNFQKVYFVDRIPLKLDQTKIIIDHSQLRAAEHIRNILGFGDLETKTYPIEEKLTIQVGEDARLLPLDNHPPKNRKSKNIYFQ
- a CDS encoding ferredoxin:protochlorophyllide reductase (ATP-dependent) subunit N, which encodes MTVAQDQPSALNFECETGNYHTFCPISCVAWLYQKIEDSFFLVIGTKTCGYFLQNAMGVMIFAEPRYAMAELEEGDISAKLNDYEELKRLCLQIKRDRNPSVIVWIGTCTTEIIKMDLEGLAPKLEAEIGIPIVTARANGLDYAFTQGEDTVLAAMAHKCPTEAPQLEAEKKERNAVSSLLNFGRKKEEVQQEESEYKDHQPLVLFGSLPDPVVTNLTLELKKQGVKVSGWLPSKRYTELPVIEQGYYVAGVNPFLSRTATTLMRRRKTKLIGAPFPIGPDGTRAWIEKICSVLGIEPQGLEEREAKIWESLEDYIQLIRGKSVFFMGDNLLEVSLARFLIRCGMTCQEIGIPYMDKRYQKAELDLLEKTCNEMGVPIPTIVEKPDNYNQLQRITAQKPDLVITGMAHANPLEARGINTKWSVEFTFAQIHGFTNARDILELATRPLRRNNNLKELGWEKLVQEEAKV
- a CDS encoding sulfotransferase family 2 domain-containing protein: MIRFLKYSAANYGALKQNSKHNFAQRHTIRIYKSNAIYSFIPKNACSTMRTSIAYANGCIDNPQDFNWIHKNNHTFNAELADLICADYTFVILRCPFARLASVYLDKIVSRDIVAWDFYDLIDRKVELDDISFTQFVQQLETEAVQNGNIHWRSQVDFLVYQKYDDYFCLENFAEIVTTLKTKIGLELIDARKLTNHGLDQLKLLDDADYSQVKPAEILSLKKDGYCPAPKSLYTDELVETVRNLYSDDIKFYQEVITKPSLMFEF
- a CDS encoding pentapeptide repeat-containing protein, with translation MILSQLKQRLLNLLIIIAIAVVWVLLKATPAIAQDSAVNYTYSEIRGQDFSHKDLVGAVFAAADARGASFEESDVSNSILTKGIFVNTNLKGANFTSSLMDRVDFNNSDLTNAIFRDAVATSTNFEGTTITGADFSDAILDRYQIYLMCQRAEGTNPTTGVETRYSLGCRD